The Paraburkholderia hospita region AAAGCGCGGTTTGCGAGCGTGCGGACTTTTGTGAATCAAATGTGACGAGCGGTATTCACGCCTGCATCGCATGGCCGATCCGGTTGAGAACGAACTCGCGGCGCAACTCGAAGCCGAGCTTTTCATACAGGCGGATCGCTGTCGTGTTGTGACTGAACACGTGTAGAAAAGGTGTCTCTCCGCGCTGCGTGATTTCTCTGCGCAAGATGTTGATCAGCCGGCCTGCGAGGCCTTTGCCGCGCCAGTCGTCATCCACGCAGACGGCGCTGATTTCGACATATCCGTCGAGGCACATCCGTTCGCCCGCCATCGCAACCAGCCGCCCCTGATCGCGAACGCCGATGTAATGGCCCATCTCGTGAGTTCGTGTCCCGAACGGACCCGGTTTGGTTTTTTGCGCGAGGTCGAGCATCTCTTTCGCGTCGACGTTGGCCAGACGGATCACGTCCAGATCGTCTGCGGTTTCGGCTGCGTCACCCGCAGCGACCATCTGATGGATCGTGCCGGCATGAACGACCTGAAGCGTTTCGATTCCAGCGAGAGGCTCCAGCGACAGCAGCGCAACCTGTTCGTTGGGTTGCAGAAGCTGACGCAGCGACTCAAAAGCGGCGGGCGTGTCCGACGACAATGCCGCGAAAGGCGCCACGTCAGGGTGATAGCGGCGCGCGAGTGCATCGCCTAGTCCGAGATGCGCCTGGCGCGTCGTGAGCGCCGTCCAGATCGGGCGGTCGAGGTTGGCTGTTGTCGAACGAGGCGCTGTGCTGCTCATGGTTGCTCCAGCTGCAAAGATTGATCGGATGTCGTCCGAGTTCGGACAGGACCAATGTAATCAGAAAACCGCGTTCGAGCTATTGCCGCAAATGACATTTTCGACGTCATTTGCGCCAGGCGCGACTCACGCGCCCGGCCGCGACCCGATCAGCAGGATATCCACCAGCCTACGCGCGCTTTGTTGCCAGTCCGGCGCCGACGCGACGTTCGACACCCCGACGAGCGCGCGAAACAGGTCGAGCGGATCGAGATCGGCGCGAATATCGCCGCTTTCTATCGCGCGCGTGACGAGCGAATGAATCGCGTCCACGATCTGCGCGCCCGACGATTCGAACACTTTCGACGGGCCGCCCACCAGCGAATTCAGCGCGGGCGCGATGATCTTCTTCGTCGCAATGTAGTCGACGAACAGCAGCATCCACGCTTTCAGCGCATCGATGGGCGGCATCGTCTCGCTCAGCCTGCGCTCTTCTTTCGCGAGCTTCTCGACCTCGGCGCGGTAGACGCTCTCCAGTAGCGCGTCGCGGGTAGGAAAGTGCCGGTACAGCGTGCCAGGCCCGACGCCCGCCTGACGGGCGAGGTCTTCGAGACTGATATCGGCGCCTTCGCGCGTGAACGCCTTCTTCGCCTCTTCGAGAATACGCTCGCGATTACGCAGCGCATCGGCGCGCGGCTTCCGTTCCTTTGGCGTCGAGTGATTCATTTAACCCTTTGTCGTACCTTTTAGTGCTTGCAAGCGGAGACTGTCTCCGCTTATCCTGTAAAAACGGAGAGGGACTCCGTTTTATCCCTCATGACGCAAAACGTCAACCTTACTGCGAACAGAGAGGCGGAAATGGCTGAAAAATTGGGTGCGACATCGACGACAGACGACGTGCTTGCGGGCATCGATCTACGCGGCAAGCGGATTCTCGTCACGGGCGTGTCTGCCGGACTCGGCGTGGAGACGGCGCGTTCGCTGGCCGCGCATGGCGCGAACGTCGTTGGCGCTGCGCGCGACCTCGACAAGGCGGCGGGCGCAATCGCCGCAGCGCGCAGCGACGCGGCCTCGGGTGAAGGCAGCATCGATCTGGTCTCGCTCGATCTCGCGAGTCTTGAGAGCGTGCGCGCATGCACTGACAAACTGCTGGACGAAGGCAAACGGTTCGACGTGATCATCGCGAATGCGGGCGTGATGGCGACGCCCTTCGGCAAAACAGCGGATGGATTCGAAACCCAGTTCGGCACGAACCATATCGGCCACTTCGTGCTCGTGAATCGCCTCGCTCCGCTTTTGCGATCGGGTGGGCGCGTGGTCATACTGGCATCGTCGGGGCACCGTTTCGCGAACGTCGATCTCGACGATCCGAACTTCGAACGCACGCCCTACGATCCCTTCGTTGCGTACGGACGCGCGAAAACGGCGAACATCCTGTTCGCGGTCGCCTTCGACCAGCGGCATCAGGCACGCGGCGTGCGCGCGGCAGCGGTCCATCCGGGCGGCATTCAGACGGAACTCGCCCGTCACATGGACGAAGGGCAAATGGCCGGGCTGCTGGAAACAATCAACAGTCAGCTTGCGTCCGAAGGAAAGGCGCCGTTCCAGTTCAAGACCGTTCCGCAGGGCGCCGCGACTTCGGTGTGGGCGGCCGTGGTTGCATCGGCGGATGAGGTCGGCGGCCGATACTGCGAGAACTGCCACGTGAGCGAAGTCGTCGCCGACGACGTCGTCATTACGCCCGTCAGCGAAGGCGTACGCCAATACGCGCTCGACGCTGCGAATGCCGAGGCGTTATGGCGCAAGACGGAAGAAATGGCCGGCGAATCGTTCTGACGCTTTAGCGCTCTGGCCGCTGCACGAACTGCGCCGCAACGCAGTTCGCTTGCAGATGCAACCAGTTCGGATAGTGCCGCGCCTGTCGCGGTCACGCTGGCGGAAATGACCAACTATCGCTCTTCGCCCGCCATCGACATGCCGGCCCTCGCAGCCGGCATGTCCCATTTAGGCGTCAACCGGTAGCCGCGTCCCGGTATGTTCTGAATCAGGCGCCGGTCTTCGCCCAATGCCTTGCGCAAAGCGCAAACGTGCACGCGTATGTTCGACTCCTCGACGACCGTGTCGGGCCACACCTTACGAAGAATATCTTCGAGCGACACGACCTGGCCGTGCGCTGCCATCAGCACGGTAAGAATATCGAATGCGCGGCTGCCCAACGGGATGGCTGTCCCACGTACCTGGATTTCCCGGGTCGACAGATTGACGTCGATGCTACTGGCCTTCATGTTCGTTTCTCACGAGTAGACAACTGCTTCTCGAATGATCCGCATCAGTTTGGAAAGCGGGAGGGTCGCAAAGGCGAACGGTCTGTCGGCGGGGTGGATGCGGCACCTGGAATGATGAAACCGCAAGTGGTCCATCGAGTCGATAGCACATACGTATCGACACCTATACTTTGGTATTAGCGCACGGCCCTTCGTTTGTCGGCGCTACCGGCAAGGGCTATATTGCACTTGCCACTTTACGTGGATCGCCCCGTTCAATCGGTAGCTACATCATTCTTTCATCATGCGAGTGCGACAATGAAAATCCTGATGGTGTTGACGTCCCATGATCAACTCGGTAACACCGGGAAGAAGACAGGTTTCTGGTTAGAGGAATTCGCGGCTCCCTATTTCACGTTTCTCGATGCTGGCGTGACGATAACCGTCAGCTCACCTAAGGGTGGACAGCCGCCGCTCGATCCGAAGAGCGACACGCCAGAAGGCAAAACAGAGCTGACAGAGCGTTTCAAGAACGATCCCGCCGCGCAAAAGGTGCTCGCCAACACGGTGAAACTCAGCACGGTCAAAGCGGACGACTACGACGCGGTGTTCTATCCGGGCGGACACGGCCCGATGTGGGATCTGGCGGAAGACCCGCTATCCGTTGCGCTGATCGAGAACTTCTACAACGCCGGCAAGCCCGTCGCGCTCGTGTGTCATGCGCCGGGCGTGCTACGACATGTGAAGGTGAATGGTGAGCCGCTCGTCAAGGGCAAGCGCGTGACCGGGTTCACCAATTCGGAAGAAGAAGCCGTGCAACTCACGAAGGTCGTGCCGTTTCTCGTCGAAGACGAACTGAAGCGGCTGGGCGGATTGTTCGAGAAGGTCGACGACTGGCAGAGCTTCTCGATTATCGATGGCCGCCTCATCACGGGGCAGAATCCCGCTTCGTCCACGGCCGGTGCGCGCGATCTGCTCAAAGTGCTCGATCAGCTGCATTCGAAATAACGCGCGTTTCGCCCTTGAACCTGGCTGCCCCGAAAGAAGGGCCGCTTCAGCCTGAAGGATGGAGATTGATATGACCAACGACAGTTCGAATCAGCAGTTTCGGATTGAACGTCGCAGCCAGGCCTACTGGCGCGTGATCATCGACAACCCGCCTTTCAACATCTTCGGACCGGACTCGATGCCGCAGTTGAATGCCGTCGTGACGGCGCTCGAAACCGATCCCGAAGTCAAGGTGGTGGTGTTCGAAAGCGCGGTGCCGGATTTCTTCCTCACGCATTACGACTTCGTTCCCCCGTTGCAGGAGACCACGAGCATGCCGCCGGGGCCGACAGGTATGCCGCCGTTGCCGGATATGCTCTCGCGGCTGGGACGGGCGCCCGTCGTATCGATCGCGTCGATCAGAGGGCGCGCGACGGGCGTCGGCAGCGAACTGGCGCTCGCCAGCGACATGCGCTTTGCAAGCCGCGAAAAAGCGCTGCTTTCGCAGTGGGAAGTCGGCGCCGCACTGGTGCCGGGCGGCGGGCCGATGAATCGCCTGTCGCGTCTGATCGGGCGCGGGCGCGCGCTGGAAGTGCTGTTGAGCGGCAACGATATCGACGGCGAACTGGCGGAGCGCTATGGCTACGTGAACCGTGCATTCGCGGACAGCGAACTCGACGCATTCGTGGACGGGCTAGCATCGAGAATCGCGTCGTTCGATAGAGAGGCGCTCGTCGCGATCAAGCGTCAGGTGAATGCCGTGACCTTGCCGCCAGACAAGGACGTCGCGCCCGAATGGGACGCTTTCATCGCGTCGGTTGGCCGTCCGCAGGCGCAGGAACGGATCGCGCAACTGATGCAGCTCGGGCTGCAGAAGAACCACGATGTGGAAGCGCGGCTCGGCTATTACACGGGCACGCTGGGGCGCTAATCCCGCAAGACAACGCGTTTCTCCGACGACGGTTGCGCGCGCCCGTTGTGGCCGCAACCGTCGTTTCCAGCAACGCGGCCCTTCGGGGCGCGATCGCATTCTTGCATGTTAGGCTATTCCCGATTCGTTACGTGAGGCGAAACCGGGGGCTTCGTCATGGACTTCACTGGGTTTCAGCTGGAGCTGCTCCACGACGACGGCGATCTATCGTTGTGTCGCGCCTCACGGCCCGACACCCCTGTCTCGCTGCTCGCGCAGATCGCCACGCGCCCGGCATCGCAAAGCGTCACGCGCCTCGAACACGAATACGAACTGGCCTCGCTGCTCGATACACGCTGGGCCGCGCAGCCGGTCGCGCTCGATCTCGGCAGAGTGCCGCCGATGCTCCTTCTCGACGACGACGGCGGCGACCCGCTGGTGCGCCTGCTCGGCCAGCCGCTCGAACTCGCGCGATGCCTGCGCATCGCCGCCAATCTCGCGCATGCAATCGGCCAGGTGCATGGACGCGGCCTCATTCACAAGGACATCAAGCCTGCAAACGTGCTCGTCGACGGCGACGACAGCGTTCGGCTCACCGGCTTCGGCATAGCGTCGCAACTGCTGCTCGAGCATCAGCCGCCAGCCTCGCCTGAAATCATCGCGGGCACGTTTGCCTACATGGCGCCGGAGCAGACGGGCCGCATGAACCGCTCGATCGATGCACGCAGCGACCTGTACTCGCTCGGCGTCACGCTCTACGAGATGCTCACGGGCGCGCTGCCTTTCGCGGCTGCCGATGCGATGGAGTGGATTCATTGCCATATCGCACGCAGGCCTGTGCCGCCGGAAGAGCGCGTGAGCGACCTTCCGGCGCCTGTCGCGCAGATCGTGCTCAAGCTGCTCGCGAAGACGGCGGAAAACCGCTATCAAACGGCGGCTGGCGTCGAGGCGGATCTTCGTGCGTGCCTCGCCGCTTGCGAAACGGACGAGGAGATCGCGCCGTTCGCGCTCGGCACGCGCGACGCGTCCGACCGGCTGCTGATCCCCGAAACGCTGTATGGGCGCGAGGCGCAGATCGACGAGATCGTGGCGGCGTTCAACGGGATCGTCGCGGGCGGCCCGAGCGGGCTCGTGCTGATCTCCGGCTATTCCGGCATCGGCAAGTCGTCGGTCGTCAACGAATTGCACAAGGTCCTGGTGCCGCCGCGCGGTCTGTTCGCGTCCGGCAAGTTCGATCAGTACAAGCGGGATATTCCGTATGTGCCGCTCGCACAGGCCTTTCAGTCGCTCGTGCGCGATCTGCTGAGCAAGAGCGACGCGGAGATCGAACCGTGGCGGCGCGCGCTGCTGGATGCGCTCGCGCCGAACGGCCAGGTGATCGTCAATCTGATCCCGGAGCTCGCGCTCATCATCGGCGAGCAGCCGCCCGTTCCGGCGCTACCGCCGCAAGAGACGCAGAACCGCTTTCAGATCGTGTTTCGCCGCTTTCTCGGTGTGTTCGCGCGGCCCGAGCATCCGCTCGCGCTCTTTATCGACGATCTGCAATGGCTCGATACTGCGACCCTCGATCTGCTCGAACATCTCGTCACGCACCCGGATGTGAAGCACGTGCTGCTGGTCGGCGCCTATCGCGACAACGAAGTCGACGCGGCGCACCCGCTTGCGCGCACGCTTGGTGCGATCGCTCGTGCTGGCGGCAACGTCCATCGGATCGAGCTTGCGCCGCTCGCGCCCGACAGCGTCGCGCAGCTCGTCGCCGATGCGTTGCACTGCCCGGGTGCGATGGCGGACCCGCTCGCGCAACTGGTGCACGAGAAGACGGGCGGCAATCCGTTCTTCGCGATCCAGTTCCTGACCACGCTAGCCGACGAATCGCTGCTTGCCTTCGACCACGACGCTTCGCGTTGGACCTGGGACTTGCCGCGTATCCGCGCGAAGGGCTTCACCGAGAACGTCGCGGACCTGATGGCGGCAAAGCTGACGCGTCTGCCCGATGCGACACGCGAAGCATTAGGGCAGCTTGCGAGCCTCGGCAACGCCGCTGACTTTGCGACGCTGACGCACGTGCACGGCGAGCCGGAGGCGTCGATACACGCCAAGCTATGGCTGGCCGTGCGAGCGGGCCTCATCTTTCGTCTTGACGGCTCTTACGTGTTCGCGCACGACCGCGTGCAGGAGGCGGCCTACGCGCTCATTCCGATAGAGAAGCGCGCGGCGACGCATGTGCGGATCGGCCGGGCGCTCGCGTCGCGGACGGCGCCCGAAGCGCTCGAAGAATCGATCTTCGATATCGTCAATCAGCTCAATCGCGGCGCCGCGTTGATCGAGACGGGCGAAGAGCGCGAGCGCACTGTCGCGCTGAACCTGATTGCGGGCAGGCGCGCGATGCGATCGACCGCGTATGCATCAGCGCGACGCTATCTGGCGCAAGGCGTCGCGCTGCTATCGCAAGATGCCTGGGCGCAACGCTACGAAAGCACGTTCGATTTGTATCTGGCCTACTCCGAATGCGAATACCTCGCCGGCGATTTCAGCGATGCCGATGCGCTGTTCGACATGCTGCTGGAACGCGCGCGCTCGAATCTGGATCGCGCGAAGGTCTTCGGCCTGCGCATGTCGGCCTACC contains the following coding sequences:
- a CDS encoding SDR family NAD(P)-dependent oxidoreductase, giving the protein MAEKLGATSTTDDVLAGIDLRGKRILVTGVSAGLGVETARSLAAHGANVVGAARDLDKAAGAIAAARSDAASGEGSIDLVSLDLASLESVRACTDKLLDEGKRFDVIIANAGVMATPFGKTADGFETQFGTNHIGHFVLVNRLAPLLRSGGRVVILASSGHRFANVDLDDPNFERTPYDPFVAYGRAKTANILFAVAFDQRHQARGVRAAAVHPGGIQTELARHMDEGQMAGLLETINSQLASEGKAPFQFKTVPQGAATSVWAAVVASADEVGGRYCENCHVSEVVADDVVITPVSEGVRQYALDAANAEALWRKTEEMAGESF
- a CDS encoding type 1 glutamine amidotransferase domain-containing protein, whose amino-acid sequence is MKILMVLTSHDQLGNTGKKTGFWLEEFAAPYFTFLDAGVTITVSSPKGGQPPLDPKSDTPEGKTELTERFKNDPAAQKVLANTVKLSTVKADDYDAVFYPGGHGPMWDLAEDPLSVALIENFYNAGKPVALVCHAPGVLRHVKVNGEPLVKGKRVTGFTNSEEEAVQLTKVVPFLVEDELKRLGGLFEKVDDWQSFSIIDGRLITGQNPASSTAGARDLLKVLDQLHSK
- a CDS encoding winged helix-turn-helix domain-containing protein produces the protein MKASSIDVNLSTREIQVRGTAIPLGSRAFDILTVLMAAHGQVVSLEDILRKVWPDTVVEESNIRVHVCALRKALGEDRRLIQNIPGRGYRLTPKWDMPAARAGMSMAGEER
- a CDS encoding GNAT family N-acetyltransferase, giving the protein MSSTAPRSTTANLDRPIWTALTTRQAHLGLGDALARRYHPDVAPFAALSSDTPAAFESLRQLLQPNEQVALLSLEPLAGIETLQVVHAGTIHQMVAAGDAAETADDLDVIRLANVDAKEMLDLAQKTKPGPFGTRTHEMGHYIGVRDQGRLVAMAGERMCLDGYVEISAVCVDDDWRGKGLAGRLINILRREITQRGETPFLHVFSHNTTAIRLYEKLGFELRREFVLNRIGHAMQA
- a CDS encoding TetR/AcrR family transcriptional regulator; its protein translation is MNHSTPKERKPRADALRNRERILEEAKKAFTREGADISLEDLARQAGVGPGTLYRHFPTRDALLESVYRAEVEKLAKEERRLSETMPPIDALKAWMLLFVDYIATKKIIAPALNSLVGGPSKVFESSGAQIVDAIHSLVTRAIESGDIRADLDPLDLFRALVGVSNVASAPDWQQSARRLVDILLIGSRPGA
- a CDS encoding enoyl-CoA hydratase/isomerase family protein; this translates as MTNDSSNQQFRIERRSQAYWRVIIDNPPFNIFGPDSMPQLNAVVTALETDPEVKVVVFESAVPDFFLTHYDFVPPLQETTSMPPGPTGMPPLPDMLSRLGRAPVVSIASIRGRATGVGSELALASDMRFASREKALLSQWEVGAALVPGGGPMNRLSRLIGRGRALEVLLSGNDIDGELAERYGYVNRAFADSELDAFVDGLASRIASFDREALVAIKRQVNAVTLPPDKDVAPEWDAFIASVGRPQAQERIAQLMQLGLQKNHDVEARLGYYTGTLGR